TCTGTCTGAtaaagggtgtgtttgtgtgtgtgtgtgtgtgtgtgtgtgtgtgagagagagtctaCCTAGAGTTCCAGCGCTCTAGGTGTTGTCTGACGAATGAGTATCTGCTTCTATTGATTCTCTCCAGAGTCTGGGTTCTGTCTgatagagggtgtgtgtgtgtgtgtgtgtgtgtgtgtgtgtgtgagagagagtctaCCTAGAGTTCCAGCGCTCTAGGTGTTGTCTGACGAATGAGTATCTGCTTCTATTGATTCTCTCCAGAGTCTGGGTTCTGTCTGAtaaagggtgtgtttgtgtgtgcatgcttttgtgtgtgtatgcgtattGATTAATAGCTAGAGTAGAAGAGATATGTCTGAAAGCATGGATTGCTAATGCCATAATTCTTTTTGAGGTGAGTTCTACAGGTAAGTTCTATAGATAGCTAATTGAGAAGACACCTTTGTTGTTGACACCTGTGTTCCTCCCAGAGGAATTGTGtctaccagacctgggttcaaatattatttgaaatctttcaaatactttgataATTTGCTTTTACTTGCGTGTAGTGCCAGATGGGATGGATTATACATTTTGGTACTGTTTTCAGTGGCACAACTGGCTAAGGTGTTTCAAGAGGGCGGTCACCTGTGTTTGCAAGACAGAAGACACTAGATTGAGGCTGAGTACCAGCTTGTGATAGAGGAAGCTTAATGAAGAGCCGGGCTGGAGCAGAGCCTGTACACCCTGTAGCTACACCTACCTGTGTCTGATGTTGTTTCTACTGAGAACTCTCCCAGGAGATAGAAGAGCCAATTGTTTGTCAggatcccactgggcaaaaactggttgaatcaaagttgtttACACATAAtttcaacccccccccaaaaaaatctgtgATGTgttggaaaactgattggatttacaAAAAGTCAGCAACGTAACGGCAATtttacccaacttttaacctactGTAAATCCGACGACATGGTGACTTATTTGtggatttcacgttgaattcacgttagttgacaactctaCCAAGTAAATccaaactagacgttgaactgacttCTGTTCCCAGTGGGTTGCTAGGACAATCCAGGAGTAACCTCCTCCTGTGCTCCATCACCATGGTCACCCCACCTAGGTGGTCCGTTacgacacacacgcacgcacgcacacacgaacACCAAAACAGGGAGTGTAATAAATAACCATACACACAATCcttcacacacaacacataagtactatatacacacacacactcactcactcactctcacataGGGGACCAGTGTCAGAAGTTCAGGGACACAGAAAGGGTTCTTGTTGTATATGAATAATGCATGGGGGATGTAAGTGACCCTCTGCCCGAACagacaagcgcacacacacactgccctgacccttAATGCTTCAACCACCCTACCCCCACACTTCTCCAGATATGTACAGTAAATCATCCATAGCATAAGACAAAGAGGATTTGGTCAAATGACATTGTAGAACAACACCATAAAGCATCACAATCCGTCGGTACAAAGGGGTTTTATTACTATAGAAATCATTCTACATGTGCAAAACATTATACACATGTTCTGTGTGCAGCTAAAACAGATTCCATACAGCACATACATTCACCTTAGTGGACTGCCTCGCTTAAAATCAGACCCTTACTTTAAATGATCCCCATTGCCATCCTCATTATGATCACCATTaaaatcatcatcattatcatcttcATCATATGCAATATATTAAGTCAAACTTAAGACTGTGCGGTCATCAGTTAGTAACAGCAGCCTTTCCCAAACGTCTGTGTAGTGTGTGACCCTCCTACAGCTCGTGGAATGTGGGGCCCACACCTGTATCATACAAAGCCAGTGTTTCTGGTCTTTATATTACCATTAGCTAACAGAAATGTGTTCAATCTAAGAAAGAAGTGGGCAAGCAAACACGTTAGTCTGTTTTCAATGAGTTAACTCTCCTATAGTATATAGACCATTGATTATATGCATTATTTGGCATTGGGTCATTGACTCATGAGCATCAGCATCCAAACGTTAGTCACCACCACCACAATTCACCTTTAACCTCAAGGCCCGTGGTTCAAACCTCACCTCAACTGTCCCCCTGCATTACTATAGTAGTGTATGTGCGGTGTCTGAGgaggtccctggttcaagccctgCTCCAGCTGACCCCCAACTGTATTGCTTCATTAGTGTCACACACTCACTCGTCCACTCCTCCGCACCAACAAGGTTCTCCACTTCTGGCAGTCTTTGGCCATCTTCTCCACTGTGCCCCAGCTCTGCTGATGTTAAATGGAGCTCAgtctctcttctccaccatatTGTCCTGGGCCTTCAATGaataacagtagtgtaatgttcaGTTCGTGATCATAGGAGCGGTGTCCGAGGTGGTCTCTGGTTCAAAGTCATGGTACTCCTCCATTTCTGTCTCCTCTGTAGCACTGTTCTGAAAATGCACATGTCTATTCTTCTCTTTCCTCACTCGCTCTAGCTCTGACCCTGGCtgctccatctctacctccagcATGGCCcggctgctctctcctctctcccccactcccaaGCCACTTTCCCTGGGTACGAAGGCCAGCCCTGCCCCTCTCCTGCCCATCGCCATGTGGAGGAAAGAGAAGGTAtgttctgtccctcctctctcagacacacacacagacgttatCCCTACATTGTCCTCCAGGTCTTTAGGGGACACTGTTTCGGTATTTTTGCTGAGGATGAAGTTGAAGAAGGCTGTGACCAGGAGCATGATGCCTGGAATAATAGGAGAGAACTTTTCAAACTGAATGAATACAATACATTTAAACATCAGATGTTGTTTTGAATTGAAACTGAATCTAAAAGACATGTTGGGTGAGTATCAATGTTTGTGAATTACATCAACCTTATTAAATGTAATAATAGTGTGTAGTAGTACCTGGTAACAATAGTGATGGTGAGGTAAGGATAATGCCATGGTTAGGTAATGTTGTTACCTGGTAGAGTGGTGTTACCTGGTATAACAGCATGCCACACTAACACAGGGTGAAGGAAACACACCACTGACATCATGGAGTAGTAGAGGAACTTCTGAAAGCCTCCAAGACGAGCCATCTTTccccacaacacaaacacacgccACCCTGGGGGgaaactagagagaggagggggggggggtgagcggAGATGGGTGAGGAGGGGGAAAAGCAGGGGACAGTATTATGTTTGAGTTTTTTTTGTTCACTTCACTTATGAAAGAAATAGCCACACATTTGCTATGATGACAAAGGACaaattgcatcctattccctatacaacACTCTCGCCCTTTGGCTCCCATAGTAGTGCACCATACAGAGAATAATGTACAATTTTGGATGCACACTTAGACAAAGCCTTAGTTGGAGATTGTTGGTAGTGTACTCACGGCAGACACATCTGCAGGAGGGCATCTAGGAAGTAGGCTACCTCAAACACCATCATACCTGCCCCAGACACCCTAAGGGTTTCAACACACAAACAGATCAAAGAACAGACCAAGAACCAAACAGATGCTAGTGATCAGACAACTACGGACCAGAATAAGGGACAATGTCATACAGAGTACAACCCATGACATTTCCTATCAGAAGACTCGGTCTCCACCGTTGATAAATGTAATAAACAGTCTTGCATTTCTCTACTCCTCAGGGAGATGTTTtcctgtgctgtgcagtgtgtgTTGCTTCATGGGAGTTTAGCCATGGGTCACAGACATAATGCAAAGTAGGACAGAGACCCAGGTCACTTGCCTCTCCTCCTGCTTGCCCCGCTCTTCCTGTACTGCCTCCCCCACCCTAGACCACCCCTCCCCTAGCCACCCTCCTCTTTTTCCATTATGAGTGCAGATTGACCTGAAACACACATTCTTTCTTTTATTAAAACAGTTGACTCactcactgtatgtgtgtgtgtgtgtgtgtgtgtgtgtgtgtgtgtgtggggggggggggggggggggtctagggTGGGGGAGGCAGGGACTCCTGTGTGACTTATGGGGAACTGTATGTACCAACAGTAACCTATCCAAGTGAAGCAGGAAGTTTTTATATAGCCTATCAGAGTTTACCATGATCGTTTCTATCCAATGAGAGTACTCACAGCAGGTAGATGGCCAGACTGTGGAACTTCCCCTGTCGTAACGTCTCCACTCCTACAACACAAAGCACTGGAGACAGCAGAAGggcaggttacacacacacacacacacacacacacacacacacacacacacacacacacacacacacacacacacacacacacacacacacacacacacacacacacacacacacacacttcacatttAGCATTTAAACAAAATAGTGATGATGATTTAGATGAAATTGATAGTAAATTAACTACTGAATTAAGTACTTTATTCCAAATTAACTCTAGGCCTAATTGTCCAACAGGTTATTCGTACATGTAGTGGCCACTAGATGTCAGAATTACCACATGGCTGTCTTTCctaagtacactatatatacaaaagtatctggacaccccttcaaattagtggatctggctagttcagccacacctgttactgacaggtgtataaatttGAGCTCACAGCCATGGAATCATTagcaaacattggcagtagaatggccttgctgaagagctcagtgactttcaacgtggcaccgtcataggatgccacctttccaataagtcagttcgtcaaatttctgccctgctagagcacttaattgtaagtgctgttgttgtgaagtggaaatgtctagtagcaacaacagctcagccatgAAGTGATTGGCCACACGTTTGAAGCGCGTAGCACTTAAAGAtcaattgcaacactcactaccaagttccaaactgcctctggaagcaacgtcgcacaagaactgtttgtctggagcttcatgaaatgggtttccgtggtcgagcagccgcacacaagcctaagatcaccatgtgcaatgccaagcgtcggctggattggtgtaaagcttgccgctattggactctggagcagtggaaacgcgttctctggagtgatgaatcacgcttcaacatCTGACAGTCCAACcaacgaatctgggtttggcataTGCCAGGAGAACGCACCATGCCCCAATGCATgatgccaaatgtaaagtttggaggaataatgttctgggtctttttttcatggtttgggcttggccccttagttccagtgaagggaaatgttaatgctacagcatacaatgacattctagatggctctgtgcttccaaatttgtgccaacagtttgggaaggccctttcctgtttcagcatgacaatgcccccgtgcccAAAGAGAGGTCCAtgaggcctcccaagtggcgcagtgatctaaggccactagagatcctggttggAGTCCAGTCTCCCCCTCATCTTTCCAACACTGTACTATCTCTTCAGTAAAGCTTTTACAAAATACAAAAGGAGTGGTACAGCCTAACTCCTTGaaaaatgtattcaaataaataaatatctgcAGTGAAGTAGGTACCACTGCAGTATATCTACATTACATTCAAGAAAGTGAAGCGAGAGTGAGTGAACTGTTTGTGGGTTGCTTGTTAAGGATAGACTAAATTTCTTTAAATGGTTTAAATTTTAAatagggattgtgtgtgtgtgactttaaaagggtttacatttgtgtgtgtgtgcatacatgtatgtttgtttgtgtgtgtgtatgtgcgtgtgtgtgtgtgtgtgtgtgtgtgtgtgtgtgtgtgtgtgtgtgtgtgtgagtaaggtGACAGGGTTGAAACGGTGGTCACTACTGACATGTGGAAGTCATTGGTCAAATCTGTTTACCAGAAATACGGTGCTGGAATCTGCACCAAGGGAATATGTCTAGATCAGGGGACCGAGGCTAAATGGTTAGTAGGACTTTATGGAGTGTTTGGAGAATTAACGCTGCCTGTAGACTAGACCTAGTGGAAAATGACATGCTTCTCAAAGGGACGGTGTAGATCTAaaaaagtaagtgtgtgtgtgtcagcatatGGTCAAATTAGCCAATAAGACAGTAAGAGATGAGTTCTGTGTGATGTGAGACTAGACACTTACCACCCAGCTCAGACATATGGATGTCCCATGTATATTACACTGTAAATACCAGACCTTTAAATGGATATAGCAGGAGGTAGAGAGTGTACTGTAGCTGAAACAAAGCAGTATGTGATTCATGCTATGATATAGTATGAGAGTAGACTGAGGGAGCTCTGTGTCTCCGTAGCCCTCTAGGAGCACTAAAACACAGTTATATatgatacaatacagtacatattaGTCTAGACTATTTAGCCTGCTGTTCTCACTAGAGAACAAGAGGAGATAAACCTTAAGGTTCATGATTAATCCtctacactcactcactcacaaccTCTATGATAGATGACAAAATTCGTCTCACAGCTCCATTTTAAAGTCCAGGCCtacagtctgtctcctacctgATGTTGTGTGAATGAGaaagagatagtgtgtgtgtccagtcaaTTACAGTCCTGCGGTCTCCTACCTGCTGACGTAGAAATACCCAGAATCCTGCAGGCAACCTCTACCACGACCCACCAGGCTGTCCCCACGCTGCCCATCGCGCAAACACTTCTCTCCTCTTTTACAACTCTTCTTTCTTccttctctaatccacctctttCCAGTTCAAACGTCAGTCTGTGGGTTCTATTGGAGCCTATATTAATGTGACATTTTGCAGTACAATCTCACAGGTGAGCTTTAGTAGCTACAGATGCACTATGCAATTTCAGCTCCAGGGGTTACAGTGGCAACAGAGGCAGCATCCACACAGCTCCATGGGGCTCAGTCTTTCTGAGCCGCTCAGTGAGTGGCTGGGTACTAATCGGTCTAAAGCAgcgttgaaacacacacacaaatacccaagcttgtgcacacgcacacgcacacacttagtCGGTTTATACAGCATTCCACACACACAAGGTGAGTGTGGCCGGTCGGATCATGGTTGTGTGTGTAtcgggtgtttgtgtgtgagcgcTACAGGTTGGTGAAGGGTGTTTGTGTCAGAGTGTTCTTTCAGATGGCTGGTTAAAGATTACCTGGTTTGTGAATGACATTAAAAAATAATGCTGTGGCTGGATTGCCCTTCCCAGAGGTGgtcataaacacagacacacacacacgcacgtacgtaAACGCCACACATGCAGGCAaagacactcacacactgagGTCAATGACCTTCAGAAGATAAGCATCCTAGCTCCCttcaccagcagcataccactctGCAGCCCACTGATGGCTTGCCTTGGGAGCTCGGCAGGGTTGGTCCTgatcagtccctggatgggagaccaaatgcTGCTGGATGTGGTGTTGGTGGGCCAGTAGGCGCCACTCTTCCCCCTGGTCTAAAGtgatgccccagggcagtgaagtGCACATACGTAGCTGATGTTACTGGAATTATTTTACCTCACTTTGCATCCGCACAGCTCtcccagtaaatgtgtttttgtaaaatattCAGTGTAAATTGTTAATAGCattccttgtgcatagagttgtatggtctGTTCAACTTTGAAATGAATGGTTTTTGTATGGCATACGTTTTAGGgaaatggaaagggggataccttccgcatttaacccaacccctctgaatcagaaaggtatggggggctgccttaatcgacatccaagtCTTCAGggtccggggaacagtgggtcttGCTCGGTGACAGAACTTTAAGTGGAATTGCCCCTTGTCTCTTTTTCTATccatgggaatacttgggaacagattttctAAATAACATTTTAGCTGCATTTTAGCTATTAGTTATTATACAGTTGGTTTTTTTTTAAGGAAAAAAAATCAATAGTGGCACGGTTTTGGCCCACGGGCTGCCTGCTGCCGACTCCTGCCCTAGATGTTTAGAACATACCCTAGATGTTTGTAAAATGGCCTAGCTGTTTAAGCCCTGAGGAACTTTAAGAGTGTGGAAATGCTGTGAAGAGTGGAAAACATGCTGCCGCCGCCAACAAAGACCCCTTGATCAgcggtgacacacacacaggcgcacacacgcttacacacacacacatactgtaagcTGGCACACACACTGAGTACCGGACCTGTGTTAGTCCTATtggcagaaacacagacagagctgGACCTCAGATTGACTCCTGTTGTGGGTTCAAGTATGTAAAtctcattatacacacacacacacacacacacacacacacacacacacacacacacacacacacacacacacacacacacacacacacacacacacacacacacacacacacacacacacacacacacacacacacacacacacacacacacacacacacacacacacacacactcaagcaagCAAATGCATGCATACACAAACTCACTCACAAAGGCACCTTTGTCTCCCACTCCAAGTCCACTTGTTTCCAGCTTAACAGCCaggttatttgtgtgtgtttatcctaCTGTGATGCAAGCTTCTAGCAATAATCAACTGTTTCAATCCAAATCAAACACAACACTCTGTGAATCTGGGAAACTACGGAGGCTAACTGCTGCTGGAGAGACTAAGTTTGTCCAGAAATGTTAATCAGAAATaacacaaaatgtgtagaataataTGTAGGACTATTAAAGTTTAAGTGGAGTTTAAGTGGAGCATGCAGACCTGGGGTTAAATAGCAGAATTTATGAGTGTTTTTCTCTGTTTAAGAGTTTTATATTTGTTTTGTCTCGTGGGTTTCATAACCACGTCTTTATAACAATTCAATAATGATGAGACTCTGCGGCACAACCCCAATACATCACAAAAGTATTCTCTGTGACCTAGGACCCAGATGACCATGGTCTGCAGCTGCAACTAGAAGATACTGAACTGAACCACAGCAAATGTTCTAGTAACGGCCACAATCATATGTCCTAGAAACAATGCCGTTGTCCTATAGTTCTATTAAGTAGAGTTAGGTCATTGAAGCGCACGTTATGCTGCAAAACATGAACAATTTTCAGCTTTATATTTTTTCTCGTTGCTGCAACTACCCAATAGGCTGGGGAGGCAAAGGTGGTGTCATGCATCCTttgaaacatgacctgccaaacctCGCTTcctaacacccgcccgcttaacccggaagccagcgcaccaatgtgtctgaggaaacactgttcacctgacaactaaggtcagcctgcaggcacccggcccaaggagtcactagagcgcaatgagccaagtaaagcccctctGGCTAAACTCTCCcttaacccggatgacactgggccaattgtgctccgccttatgggactcccgatcacggccagttgtcataaagcccgggatcaaacccgggtctgtagtgagacctctagcactgcgatgcagtgccttagat
This window of the Oncorhynchus clarkii lewisi isolate Uvic-CL-2024 chromosome 1, UVic_Ocla_1.0, whole genome shotgun sequence genome carries:
- the LOC139416645 gene encoding transmembrane protein 72, whose translation is MGSVGTAWWVVVEVACRILGISTSAVLCVVGVETLRQGKFHSLAIYLLVSGAGMMVFEVAYFLDALLQMCLPFPPGWRVFVLWGKMARLGGFQKFLYYSMMSVVCFLHPVLVWHAVIPGIMLLVTAFFNFILSKNTETVSPKDLEDNVGITSVCVSERGGTEHTFSFLHMAMGRRGAGLAFVPRESGLGVGERGESSRAMLEVEMEQPGSELERVRKEKNRHVHFQNSATEETEMEEYHDFEPETTSDTAPMITN